One Poecile atricapillus isolate bPoeAtr1 chromosome 29, bPoeAtr1.hap1, whole genome shotgun sequence genomic window carries:
- the DOK2 gene encoding docking protein 2 isoform X3, translating into MEEAVVKQGWIYLQLQQPFGKRWKKLWAVLYRDSRGSPAHLELRDGPERPRKAEPARRPLRLRDCVRVVPAGTETACPGDTVPILLDTAERRVLLAAPAAEAHEWIRRMCELAFPRSQEEPGVAKEGSLSSPGTEREFSMEENSLYSSRDKACLEQEFEVTVRPTPSSQRCQLRGRCILRAAEESLELRHPRSREPLFRWPYRFLRRFGRDKVTFSFEAGRRCESGEGNFEFDTRQGNEIFAAIEAAIELQRGHGAEEPRRGGLADEGLERAGRAQGREEHQGPSGEAKGLKAKAAMPPGAGECSGPLQPSRGADFPQAEPRRSPRPRPGGAELEPEYAVPFDAVAKALLARRFGGLGRPREGFPELPRVPRDAGGGGQPPGRPPAPKAEHIYDEPEGLAALALYDEPEEVKGEAWRLQAAPEEPPGLGCPYNPQSDDYAVPKRSFLLPGSERLGHCDYDNVALRGARRRNLQ; encoded by the exons ATGGAGGAGGCAGTGGTGAAGCAGGGCTGGATTtacctgcagctccagcagccatTCGGGAAG AGGTGGAAGAAGCTCTGGGCCGTGCTGTACCGGGACAGCCGCGGGTCCCCGGCGCACCTGGAGCTGCGGGACGGCCCCGAGAGGCCGCGCAAGGCCGAGCCCGCCCGGCGCCCGCTGCGGCTCCGCGACTGCGTCCGCGTGGTCCCCGCGGGGACCGAGACCGCCTGTCCCGGGGACACCGTCCCCATCCTGCTGGACACGGCCGAGCGCCGcgtgctgctggctgctcccGCCGCCGAGGCGCACGAGTGGATCCGGCGGATGTGCGAGCTGGCGTTCCCG AGGAGCCAGGAGGAGCCCGGAGTGGCCAAGGAGGGATCGCTGAGCTCGCCGGGCACGGAGAGAGAGTTTTCCATGGAGGAAAATTCCCTGTACAGCTCACGGGACAaag cctgcctggagcaggagtTTGAGGTGACAGTGAGGCCGACGCCGTCATCGCAGCGCTGCCAGCTCCGGGGCCGCTGCATCCTGCGTGCTGCCGAGGAGTCCCTGGAGCTGCGGCATCCGCGGAGCCGGGAGCCGCTGTTCCGCTGGCCCTACCGCTTCCTGCGCCGCTTCGGCCGCGACAAG GTGACCTTCTCCTTCGAGGCCGGCCGGCGCTGCGAGTCCGGAGAGGGCAACTTCGAGTTCGACACCAGGCAAGGCAACGAGATCTTCGCGGCCATCGAGGCGGCCATCGAGCTCCAGCGGGGCCATGGTGCAGAGGAGCCGCGCCGGGGAGGCCTCGCGGACGAGGGCCTTGAGCGGGCCGGGCGGGCGCAGGGCCGCGAGGAGCACCAGGGCCCCTCTGGGGAGGCCAAAGGGCTCAAGGCCAAGGCGGCGATGCCCCCCGGGGCAGGGGAGTGCTCAGGGCCGCTCCAGCCTTCGCGGGGTGCGGATTTTCCCCAAGCCGAGCCCCGCCGTTCCCCACGGCCGAGGCCGGGCGGCGCCGAGCTGGAGCCCGAGTACGCCGTCCCCTTCGACGCCGTGGCCAAGGCCCTCCTGGCGCGGCGGTTCGGCGGCCTGGGCCGGCCCCGGGAGGGGTTCCCCGAGCTCCCGAGGGtccccagggatgcaggagggggCGGGCAGCCCCCCGGCCGCCCCCCGGCCCCCAAAGCCGAGCACATCTACGACGAGCCCGAGGGGCTCGCGGCGCTCGCGCTCTACGACGAGCCCGAGGAGGTGAAGGGGGAGGCCTGGAGGCTGCAGGCGGCCCCCGAGGAGCCCCCCGGGCTGGGGTGTCCCTACAACCCCCAGAGCGACGACTACGCCGTCCCCAAAAGATCCTTCCTGCTCCCCGGCTCGGAGCGCCTCGGCCACTGCGACTACGACAACGTGGCCCTGAGGGGGGCCAGGAGGAGGAACCTGCAGTGA
- the DOK2 gene encoding docking protein 2 isoform X1: protein MEEAVVKQGWIYLQLQQPFGKRWKKLWAVLYRDSRGSPAHLELRDGPERPRKAEPARRPLRLRDCVRVVPAGTETACPGDTVPILLDTAERRVLLAAPAAEAHEWIRRMCELAFPRSQEEPGVAKEGSLSSPGTEREFSMEENSLYSSRDKACLEQEFEVTVRPTPSSQRCQLRGRCILRAAEESLELRHPRSREPLFRWPYRFLRRFGRDKVSSAQGARPGLAWAPRGPSPALPPQVTFSFEAGRRCESGEGNFEFDTRQGNEIFAAIEAAIELQRGHGAEEPRRGGLADEGLERAGRAQGREEHQGPSGEAKGLKAKAAMPPGAGECSGPLQPSRGADFPQAEPRRSPRPRPGGAELEPEYAVPFDAVAKALLARRFGGLGRPREGFPELPRVPRDAGGGGQPPGRPPAPKAEHIYDEPEGLAALALYDEPEEVKGEAWRLQAAPEEPPGLGCPYNPQSDDYAVPKRSFLLPGSERLGHCDYDNVALRGARRRNLQ from the exons ATGGAGGAGGCAGTGGTGAAGCAGGGCTGGATTtacctgcagctccagcagccatTCGGGAAG AGGTGGAAGAAGCTCTGGGCCGTGCTGTACCGGGACAGCCGCGGGTCCCCGGCGCACCTGGAGCTGCGGGACGGCCCCGAGAGGCCGCGCAAGGCCGAGCCCGCCCGGCGCCCGCTGCGGCTCCGCGACTGCGTCCGCGTGGTCCCCGCGGGGACCGAGACCGCCTGTCCCGGGGACACCGTCCCCATCCTGCTGGACACGGCCGAGCGCCGcgtgctgctggctgctcccGCCGCCGAGGCGCACGAGTGGATCCGGCGGATGTGCGAGCTGGCGTTCCCG AGGAGCCAGGAGGAGCCCGGAGTGGCCAAGGAGGGATCGCTGAGCTCGCCGGGCACGGAGAGAGAGTTTTCCATGGAGGAAAATTCCCTGTACAGCTCACGGGACAaag cctgcctggagcaggagtTTGAGGTGACAGTGAGGCCGACGCCGTCATCGCAGCGCTGCCAGCTCCGGGGCCGCTGCATCCTGCGTGCTGCCGAGGAGTCCCTGGAGCTGCGGCATCCGCGGAGCCGGGAGCCGCTGTTCCGCTGGCCCTACCGCTTCCTGCGCCGCTTCGGCCGCGACAAGGTCAGCAGTGCTCAGGGAGCCCGGCCGGGGCTGGCCTGGGCACCGCGGGGACCgagccctgccctccctccacAGGTGACCTTCTCCTTCGAGGCCGGCCGGCGCTGCGAGTCCGGAGAGGGCAACTTCGAGTTCGACACCAGGCAAGGCAACGAGATCTTCGCGGCCATCGAGGCGGCCATCGAGCTCCAGCGGGGCCATGGTGCAGAGGAGCCGCGCCGGGGAGGCCTCGCGGACGAGGGCCTTGAGCGGGCCGGGCGGGCGCAGGGCCGCGAGGAGCACCAGGGCCCCTCTGGGGAGGCCAAAGGGCTCAAGGCCAAGGCGGCGATGCCCCCCGGGGCAGGGGAGTGCTCAGGGCCGCTCCAGCCTTCGCGGGGTGCGGATTTTCCCCAAGCCGAGCCCCGCCGTTCCCCACGGCCGAGGCCGGGCGGCGCCGAGCTGGAGCCCGAGTACGCCGTCCCCTTCGACGCCGTGGCCAAGGCCCTCCTGGCGCGGCGGTTCGGCGGCCTGGGCCGGCCCCGGGAGGGGTTCCCCGAGCTCCCGAGGGtccccagggatgcaggagggggCGGGCAGCCCCCCGGCCGCCCCCCGGCCCCCAAAGCCGAGCACATCTACGACGAGCCCGAGGGGCTCGCGGCGCTCGCGCTCTACGACGAGCCCGAGGAGGTGAAGGGGGAGGCCTGGAGGCTGCAGGCGGCCCCCGAGGAGCCCCCCGGGCTGGGGTGTCCCTACAACCCCCAGAGCGACGACTACGCCGTCCCCAAAAGATCCTTCCTGCTCCCCGGCTCGGAGCGCCTCGGCCACTGCGACTACGACAACGTGGCCCTGAGGGGGGCCAGGAGGAGGAACCTGCAGTGA
- the DOK2 gene encoding docking protein 2 isoform X2 → MEEAVVKQGWIYLQLQQPFGKRWKKLWAVLYRDSRGSPAHLELRDGPERPRKAEPARRPLRLRDCVRVVPAGTETACPGDTVPILLDTAERRVLLAAPAAEAHEWIRRMCELAFPRSQEEPGVAKEGSLSSPGTEREFSMEENSLYSSRDKACLEQEFEVTVRPTPSSQRCQLRGRCILRAAEESLELRHPRSREPLFRWPYRFLRRFGRDKVSSAQGARPGLAWAPRGPSPALPPQVTFSFEAGRRCESGEGNFEFDTRQGNEIFAAIEAAIELQRGHGAEEPRRGGLADEGLERAGRAQGREEHQGPSGEAKGLKAKAAMPPGAGECSGPLQPSRGADFPQAEPRRSPRPRPGGAELEPEYAVPFDAVAKALLARRFGGLGRPREGFPELPRVPRDAGGGGQPPGRPPAPKAEHIYDEPEGLAALALYDEPEEPPGLGCPYNPQSDDYAVPKRSFLLPGSERLGHCDYDNVALRGARRRNLQ, encoded by the exons ATGGAGGAGGCAGTGGTGAAGCAGGGCTGGATTtacctgcagctccagcagccatTCGGGAAG AGGTGGAAGAAGCTCTGGGCCGTGCTGTACCGGGACAGCCGCGGGTCCCCGGCGCACCTGGAGCTGCGGGACGGCCCCGAGAGGCCGCGCAAGGCCGAGCCCGCCCGGCGCCCGCTGCGGCTCCGCGACTGCGTCCGCGTGGTCCCCGCGGGGACCGAGACCGCCTGTCCCGGGGACACCGTCCCCATCCTGCTGGACACGGCCGAGCGCCGcgtgctgctggctgctcccGCCGCCGAGGCGCACGAGTGGATCCGGCGGATGTGCGAGCTGGCGTTCCCG AGGAGCCAGGAGGAGCCCGGAGTGGCCAAGGAGGGATCGCTGAGCTCGCCGGGCACGGAGAGAGAGTTTTCCATGGAGGAAAATTCCCTGTACAGCTCACGGGACAaag cctgcctggagcaggagtTTGAGGTGACAGTGAGGCCGACGCCGTCATCGCAGCGCTGCCAGCTCCGGGGCCGCTGCATCCTGCGTGCTGCCGAGGAGTCCCTGGAGCTGCGGCATCCGCGGAGCCGGGAGCCGCTGTTCCGCTGGCCCTACCGCTTCCTGCGCCGCTTCGGCCGCGACAAGGTCAGCAGTGCTCAGGGAGCCCGGCCGGGGCTGGCCTGGGCACCGCGGGGACCgagccctgccctccctccacAGGTGACCTTCTCCTTCGAGGCCGGCCGGCGCTGCGAGTCCGGAGAGGGCAACTTCGAGTTCGACACCAGGCAAGGCAACGAGATCTTCGCGGCCATCGAGGCGGCCATCGAGCTCCAGCGGGGCCATGGTGCAGAGGAGCCGCGCCGGGGAGGCCTCGCGGACGAGGGCCTTGAGCGGGCCGGGCGGGCGCAGGGCCGCGAGGAGCACCAGGGCCCCTCTGGGGAGGCCAAAGGGCTCAAGGCCAAGGCGGCGATGCCCCCCGGGGCAGGGGAGTGCTCAGGGCCGCTCCAGCCTTCGCGGGGTGCGGATTTTCCCCAAGCCGAGCCCCGCCGTTCCCCACGGCCGAGGCCGGGCGGCGCCGAGCTGGAGCCCGAGTACGCCGTCCCCTTCGACGCCGTGGCCAAGGCCCTCCTGGCGCGGCGGTTCGGCGGCCTGGGCCGGCCCCGGGAGGGGTTCCCCGAGCTCCCGAGGGtccccagggatgcaggagggggCGGGCAGCCCCCCGGCCGCCCCCCGGCCCCCAAAGCCGAGCACATCTACGACGAGCCCGAGGGGCTCGCGGCGCTCGCGCTCTACGACGAGCCCGAGGAG CCCCCCGGGCTGGGGTGTCCCTACAACCCCCAGAGCGACGACTACGCCGTCCCCAAAAGATCCTTCCTGCTCCCCGGCTCGGAGCGCCTCGGCCACTGCGACTACGACAACGTGGCCCTGAGGGGGGCCAGGAGGAGGAACCTGCAGTGA